ACGGCAATGGGAGGTGGTTGCAGTGTTGCGACCCTGCCGTCTTCTGATGCCGGAAGGCCGATATGGAAATCAGCGCCCAAGGGCTCGGCAATTTCCTCACGGAAAACAGTGCCGATGGTTTTACCCGTTGCACGTCGCACAACTTCACCGACCAGATAGCCCTGGGTCAGCGCATGATAGCCCGGTGCAGTACCCGGTGCCCAAAACGGGGCTTGCTGTGCGAGCAAATCAACGCATTTGGACCAGTCATAGAGATCCTCACGTTGTAGCGGTTCCTTCCAACCGGAAAGCCCGGCGGAATGGCTCAGCAGTTGGGCAATGGTGACGTCGTCCTTGCCCTCGGCAGCAAATTCCGGCCAGAATTTTGCTACCCGGTCGTGGAGGTCGAAAACACCACGGTCGGCAAGCAGCAGCGCAGTGAGTGCTGCCATCGTCTTGGTCGTCGAATAGACGTTGACGATGGTATCGCGATCCCAACTGCTGGTCTTATCAGGGTTGGCATGCCCACCCCAGATATCGACCACAGTTTCACCGTCGCGGGTTACGCAGAACGAAGCCCCGATATCGGCGCCACTTGCGAGGCTGGCCTCCATCACGGACTTTACGCCCGCAAATTTGCCCTCCGCAACGCCGTGGACGCTCACGCGTCGATGCTCGGTGAACCGATATTGGCGTGCGCCACGCCGCCATCGACGGTGATAGTATCGCCAATAACATAGTTGCCGGCATCTGACGCAAGATAGATCGCCGCCGCCGCCATATCTTCGGCAACGCCGATGCGCTTGTTCGGGATGTTGCTGGCGACCGCTTCGCCATGGTCGCGCGCTGCCTTGTTCATATCAGAGGCAAAGGCACCCGGGGCGATCGCAGTGACATTGATCTGATCCTGAACCAACCGCGCAGCCATGCGTTTTGTAAGATACAGGATCGCCGACTTGGATGCGTGATAGCTATAGGTTTCCCAGGGGTTGAGACGGATACCGTCGATTGAGCCGATATTGATAACCTTCGCCGGATGCGCCTTGGTCGCCGCAGCCTTCAGCAGCGGGTATAACGCCTGCGTCAGGAAGAAGGGGCCCTTGACATTGAGGTCCATGACCTTGTCCCAGCCCGCTTCAGGGAATTCCTCGAACGGTGCGCCCCAGGCGGCTCCTGCGTTGTTGACCAGGATATCGAGTTTCGACTCGCGTTCGGCGAATGCAGCCGCCAACGCCTTGCAGCCCTCAACCGACGAGACATCCATTGGCAGCGGAATGCAGTTGGGGCCCAGTTCGGCTGCTGTTGCTTCACAGGCGTCCGCTTTGCGCGAGCTGATATAGACCTTGGCACCAGCGGCGATGAAGCCTTCGGCCATATGGCGGCCGAGATTCTTGGAACCACCGGTGACGAGCGCGACACGGCCTTCAAGGCTGAAAAGTTTCTGCAAGTCCATGATCAATATCCGTTCAACTGGGCCACGCGGTCGGCGTGGAAATAGATGTCGCCCATATATTCGGCGAGCGCGCGGTCGCGCTTCATATAGAGGCCGATGTCATATTCGTCGGTCATGCCGATGCCGCCATGCATCTGCACGCCTTCGCGGACAGAAAGGCTGCAGGCAAGACCTGCCTTGGCCTTGGCGACCGAGGCGTAAAGCTCTGCACGCGGATCTGCCTCGTCGAGGAAGTTCTGCGCCTTGAGCACAGCGGAGCGCGCCATTTCCATTTCGCCATAAAGATGCGCGGCACGATGCTGCAGCGCCTGGAACTCGCCGATGACGCGGCCAAACTGCTTGCGCTGTTTGAGATAGTCAAAGGTCAGGTCCATCGCGCCGGTGCCAACGCCAACCATTTCGGCGGCGGAACCGGTGCGTCCGGCGTTGAGCATTTTGGACAAGACAGCCCAGCCGCCGTCGACATCGCCAATCACGGCGTCGGCGGTTACTTCGACACCATCAAATGCGACACGAGCAGCCATTGCTGAGTCAACGGTGCGCGCGGCATCCATCGACAGGCCGGCTGCGTCTTTCTCAACCGCAAACAGCGTCAAGCCTGCCGTCTCGCCAATAGCACCTCCGGTACGGGCTGCAACAATCAGCATGTCGGCAGAGCTACCCTGCACGACAAACTGCTTTGCACCGCTCAGCTTGAAGCCATTGCCGCTGCGTTCGGCCTTGAGCGCGATCTTTTCCGGATGGTGCTTTTTGCCCTCTTCAAGTGCGATGCCGATCACCGTTTCACCAGCGAGAATGCCGGGGAACCAACGGTCGCGCATTGCCTTGTCGGCAGCCTTCAATGCTTCAACAGCAACCACCGAGGTTGAAAGGAAGGGCGAGGGCGAGAGGTTGCGTCCAATTTCTTCCAGCACGATGCCAGCTTCGACATGGCCCATGCCCAGCCCGCCATCGGCTTCGGGGATCAGGATGCCGGTGAAACCCATTTCGGAAAATTGCTTCCACAGATCGTGGCTGAAGCCATCCTTGCAATCCATGTCCCGATATTTGCGCAGATGCGCGACGGGCGCTTCGGTTTTCATGAAGTCGCGTGCGCTATCGCGCAGCATCGACTGGTCTTCATTATAGGTCATGGCCATTGGTCAGGCTCCCGGCATGTCGAGAATGCGTTTTGCGACGACGTTGAGCATCACTTCGCTCGTGCCGCCTTCGATCGAATTGGCTTTGGTGCGCAGCCAGTCGCGTGCACGCTTGCCGCCATTCGAGCGTTCGCTTTCCCATTCCAGATAGTCTGAACCACCAGCCGCCATCACCAGTTCGTGGCGCTTCTTGTTCAGTTCCGTCCCGATATATTTCATCAGGTTCGAATAGGCTGGATGCGCGGTGCCGGTTTTCCATTCGTCCATGAAGCGTTCGCTGTGCGCGCGGAAGGCAAGGCTTTCGACGTCAAACATCGCAAGCTGCGCGCGCAGTATCGGTTCATCACCCAGCGCATCCTTGAAGCCGCCGCCGAGCGAGGCGGTGCCGCCATCGCCGCCCATGCCCGAAATCATTTCGCGCTCATGGCCGAGCAGATATTTGGCGACATCCCAACCGCGGTTGAGCTCGCCGACAATCTGATGCTTGGGCACCACGACATTGTCGAAGAAGGTTTCGCAGAAGGGCGAGTTGCCCGAAATCAGCTTGATCGGCTTGGTGGTAACGCCCGGTGTCGTCATATCGAACAACAGGAAGCTGATGCCCTGATATTTGTTTTCCTTATCCGTGCGGACAAGGCAGAAAATCCAGTCGGCCTTGTCGGCATAGCTCGTCCAGATTTTCTGGCCGTTGACGACCCAATGGTCGCCCTTGTCTTCGCCAAAGGTTTGCAGCGAAACGAGGTCCGAACCTGATCCCGGTTCTGAATAGCCCTGACACCAGCGGATTTCGCCGCGCGCGATCTGCGGCAGGTAATGGCGCTTCTGCTCTTCGGTGCCGAATTTCAGCAGTGCGGGGCCAAGCATCCAGATGCCAAAGCTGTTGAGCGGCGAACGTGCGCCGGCGCGTGCCATTTCCTGACGGAAAATTTTGGTTTCAGCAGGCGACAGTCCTGCGCCGCCATAGTCCTTTGGCCAATCGGGCACGGTAAGGCCTGCCGCTGCGCAGCGCTCCATCCATTGTTTTTGCGCTTCGCTTTGGAAAACGAAGTTACGACCGCCCCAGCAGGTGTCGTCGTCGCTTTTGATCGGGGTTTTCATTTCGGGCGGGCAGTTTGCCTCTATCCACGCCCTGATTTCCGTCCGGAATGCCTCCAGTTCGCTCATCGGGATTCTCCTAAAAAGTGCCGAATCACTATGTCTCTTTGTGCGCTTTACGCAAGCGTCAACTTGTGAGGCGCGCTTTCCGTAACGGCAATTTTGCGCCCGTTGACCGAGCCATTTAATCGGCACAGGATAGCGGGGAGAGAGTCGGGATGAGGAGAGGAATATGAGATTCGCTGGGAAGACGGCTGTCGTCACCGGGGCTGCATCGGGCATTGGCAAGGCCACCTGCCTTCGATTGGCCGAAGAAGGTGCGACCGTAATCGCTGCCGACATTGATGAAGAGGGCGGCAGCGAACTTGCCGCCACTTCAAACGGCAAGATTTTCTTCAAACGCACCGACGTGTGCAACGTCGCCGAGATCAAGGCACTGATGGATTTCGCCGCCGAAAAGACTGGCGGCATCGACATTGTGTTCAACAATGCAGGCGCAGCCGGTGACCGGGCACCTATTGACGAGATTGAACCCGAAGGCTGGGACCGGACGATGGACCTGCTGTTGCGCTCGGTCGCTATGGGCATCCGTTATGCCGTGCCGCATATGAAGGGCCGCAAGGGCGCTTCGATTGTGAACACCGCGAGCATTGCCGCGCTTGGTGCGGGATATTCGCCTTCGGCTTATGCGGTGGCAAAGGTTGGCGTGCTGCATCTTTCAAAAATGGCGGCAGCAGAGCTTGCCAAATTTGACATT
The nucleotide sequence above comes from Sphingorhabdus pulchriflava. Encoded proteins:
- a CDS encoding SDR family NAD(P)-dependent oxidoreductase; translated protein: MRFAGKTAVVTGAASGIGKATCLRLAEEGATVIAADIDEEGGSELAATSNGKIFFKRTDVCNVAEIKALMDFAAEKTGGIDIVFNNAGAAGDRAPIDEIEPEGWDRTMDLLLRSVAMGIRYAVPHMKGRKGASIVNTASIAALGAGYSPSAYAVAKVGVLHLSKMAAAELAKFDIRVNAICPGFIKTNIFASALEVPADQRDAANAVIYEVANAAQPVKGGGNPEDIASMVAYLASSEARFITGTHMVVDGGITIGPRHSWDENAPAMFDSVESFAGAAQE
- a CDS encoding SDR family oxidoreductase; the encoded protein is MDLQKLFSLEGRVALVTGGSKNLGRHMAEGFIAAGAKVYISSRKADACEATAAELGPNCIPLPMDVSSVEGCKALAAAFAERESKLDILVNNAGAAWGAPFEEFPEAGWDKVMDLNVKGPFFLTQALYPLLKAAATKAHPAKVINIGSIDGIRLNPWETYSYHASKSAILYLTKRMAARLVQDQINVTAIAPGAFASDMNKAARDHGEAVASNIPNKRIGVAEDMAAAAIYLASDAGNYVIGDTITVDGGVAHANIGSPSIDA
- a CDS encoding acyl-CoA dehydrogenase family protein, which gives rise to MSELEAFRTEIRAWIEANCPPEMKTPIKSDDDTCWGGRNFVFQSEAQKQWMERCAAAGLTVPDWPKDYGGAGLSPAETKIFRQEMARAGARSPLNSFGIWMLGPALLKFGTEEQKRHYLPQIARGEIRWCQGYSEPGSGSDLVSLQTFGEDKGDHWVVNGQKIWTSYADKADWIFCLVRTDKENKYQGISFLLFDMTTPGVTTKPIKLISGNSPFCETFFDNVVVPKHQIVGELNRGWDVAKYLLGHEREMISGMGGDGGTASLGGGFKDALGDEPILRAQLAMFDVESLAFRAHSERFMDEWKTGTAHPAYSNLMKYIGTELNKKRHELVMAAGGSDYLEWESERSNGGKRARDWLRTKANSIEGGTSEVMLNVVAKRILDMPGA
- a CDS encoding acyl-CoA dehydrogenase family protein, encoding MAMTYNEDQSMLRDSARDFMKTEAPVAHLRKYRDMDCKDGFSHDLWKQFSEMGFTGILIPEADGGLGMGHVEAGIVLEEIGRNLSPSPFLSTSVVAVEALKAADKAMRDRWFPGILAGETVIGIALEEGKKHHPEKIALKAERSGNGFKLSGAKQFVVQGSSADMLIVAARTGGAIGETAGLTLFAVEKDAAGLSMDAARTVDSAMAARVAFDGVEVTADAVIGDVDGGWAVLSKMLNAGRTGSAAEMVGVGTGAMDLTFDYLKQRKQFGRVIGEFQALQHRAAHLYGEMEMARSAVLKAQNFLDEADPRAELYASVAKAKAGLACSLSVREGVQMHGGIGMTDEYDIGLYMKRDRALAEYMGDIYFHADRVAQLNGY
- a CDS encoding serine hydrolase domain-containing protein, which encodes MSVHGVAEGKFAGVKSVMEASLASGADIGASFCVTRDGETVVDIWGGHANPDKTSSWDRDTIVNVYSTTKTMAALTALLLADRGVFDLHDRVAKFWPEFAAEGKDDVTIAQLLSHSAGLSGWKEPLQREDLYDWSKCVDLLAQQAPFWAPGTAPGYHALTQGYLVGEVVRRATGKTIGTVFREEIAEPLGADFHIGLPASEDGRVATLQPPPIAVAAQAASDLQKNMATNPGIDVGETAKRAWRGAEIPAAGGTGNARSVAEIHAILANGGMAKGKRFLSEAGCRRAFECQVEGTDLVLGIPVRFGMGFGLPGGMVPLPNPNSCYWGGYGGSIAIVDMDAQTTFSYVMNRMEGTTTGDARGFALVMATWQAMDA